One region of Terriglobia bacterium genomic DNA includes:
- a CDS encoding ABC transporter permease, with protein sequence MPLLVKVRSFLRNLFLRRRVDTDLDQEVHSYLEMLTEENLRAGLPPEEARRAARIELGGVEQVKEQVRGERIGHWLDSLISDCRYGLRQLRKNPGFTAVAVLTLALGIGANTALFSVVDAVLMRPLPFESPSRLIALHEGIPKMGYPKMGFSPPDLVVFAREQKSFSAIGAFQNGNVNVSGHGEPERVMSARVSSSLFPMLGVEPMLGRTFAPDEDVPGHHVVLLSYGFWQRRYGGTPGILGQTVDVDRQPYTVVGVMPREFEFPLQGPEVNGSPADLWVPLAFTYAELQDWGGAYFTSVVGRLRPGITMDQARGEATSLAHEVLASYPSALTNVFRSAELRISASPFQEEVVGSVRTLLLVLMAAVAFVLLIACANIATLVVSRAATRQKEIAVRTALGATRLRLVRQMLTESLVLALGGGALGLLLAFLARNFILILVPSSIPLPRHVALHGGVFAFAVGLSILAAVLFGLAPAFQVSSASVQGPLQESGRGATPSRSHHRLQGIFVTVEFALALVLLIGAGLLIRSFGKLLETNPGFRPERVLTLNIPLPRKAYPREAQIRGFYRQLLDRVSNLPGVESVGLSNDLPLNAREMVSVSIEGRGNAETDTPQAICQSWVMGNYFQTIGIPLIQGRWFTSEDGIESPPVTMVSLAAARKFWPGQSALGKRIRWGVRAPWQTIVGVVGDVSQGPLNTAVAPHVYRPYSQLAGPFLEEDPFGDWHAMNLAVRTNVDPASLTSAVLADVHSLDPDLAVAGIRTMTEVISSSFAGPEFNMVMLGALAGLALFLSAIGVYGVLAYLVAQQTHEIGIRMALGAKPRDVLRLILGRGARLAGVGAGLGLVAALALTRLMKGLLYGVSAIDPLTFASVVALLTVVALLASYLPARRATRVDPMVALRYE encoded by the coding sequence ATGCCGCTTCTTGTGAAAGTCCGAAGTTTCCTGCGAAATCTTTTCTTGCGTCGCCGTGTGGACACAGACCTCGACCAGGAGGTTCATTCATACCTCGAAATGCTGACCGAGGAAAACCTTCGTGCGGGCCTGCCACCGGAGGAAGCGCGACGGGCCGCGCGGATCGAACTGGGCGGCGTCGAACAGGTGAAAGAGCAGGTTCGCGGGGAACGAATTGGCCATTGGCTCGACTCCCTGATCTCCGATTGCCGCTACGGTCTCCGGCAGCTCCGCAAGAACCCCGGCTTCACGGCCGTCGCCGTCCTTACCCTGGCCCTCGGCATCGGCGCCAACACCGCCCTCTTCTCCGTGGTCGATGCGGTGCTCATGCGGCCCTTGCCGTTCGAATCCCCCTCGCGCCTCATTGCCCTCCATGAGGGAATTCCCAAAATGGGTTACCCGAAGATGGGCTTTTCTCCGCCCGACCTTGTCGTTTTTGCGCGTGAACAGAAGTCGTTCAGCGCCATCGGCGCCTTTCAGAATGGAAACGTGAACGTCTCGGGCCATGGCGAGCCGGAGCGGGTAATGTCGGCACGCGTTTCCTCGTCACTTTTCCCCATGCTCGGCGTGGAGCCGATGCTGGGCAGGACCTTTGCTCCTGACGAGGACGTGCCGGGCCATCACGTCGTCCTCCTCAGCTACGGATTTTGGCAGCGCCGTTACGGCGGCACTCCCGGCATCCTCGGTCAAACCGTCGACGTCGACCGCCAGCCCTATACCGTCGTCGGGGTCATGCCGCGAGAATTCGAATTCCCCCTGCAGGGGCCGGAGGTCAATGGCTCCCCTGCAGATCTTTGGGTGCCGCTGGCCTTCACCTACGCGGAACTGCAGGATTGGGGTGGCGCGTACTTCACCAGCGTGGTCGGGCGGCTACGGCCCGGCATCACGATGGACCAGGCGCGCGGCGAAGCCACCTCGCTCGCGCATGAAGTCCTCGCGAGTTACCCTTCTGCTCTCACGAATGTATTTCGCAGCGCTGAACTCAGGATCAGTGCGTCTCCGTTTCAAGAAGAGGTCGTCGGCTCGGTCCGCACCTTGCTACTCGTTTTGATGGCGGCCGTGGCTTTTGTCTTGTTGATCGCGTGTGCCAACATTGCGACGCTCGTTGTCTCGCGGGCTGCCACACGACAAAAGGAGATCGCAGTCCGCACGGCGCTCGGGGCCACGCGGCTTCGGTTGGTGCGACAGATGTTGACGGAAAGCCTTGTCCTCGCACTCGGCGGGGGGGCGCTCGGACTGCTTCTCGCCTTCCTGGCACGGAATTTCATCCTCATCCTGGTCCCTTCGAGCATCCCTCTGCCGCGTCATGTAGCACTCCACGGGGGGGTGTTCGCCTTCGCGGTTGGCCTGTCTATCCTGGCCGCTGTTCTTTTCGGGCTCGCTCCGGCTTTCCAAGTATCGTCGGCATCAGTGCAAGGTCCTTTGCAGGAGAGCGGACGGGGCGCCACACCTTCCCGCTCGCATCACCGTCTCCAGGGGATTTTCGTCACCGTGGAATTTGCCCTGGCACTCGTGCTCTTGATTGGAGCCGGACTCTTGATTCGCAGCTTTGGCAAACTGCTCGAAACGAATCCGGGGTTTCGCCCCGAGCGCGTGCTGACGTTGAATATTCCCCTGCCGCGCAAGGCCTATCCCCGGGAGGCGCAGATCCGGGGTTTTTACAGACAATTGCTCGACCGCGTTTCGAACTTGCCCGGTGTCGAGAGTGTCGGGCTATCCAACGATTTGCCTCTGAATGCCCGCGAAATGGTCTCGGTCTCCATCGAAGGTCGAGGCAATGCCGAAACCGACACGCCGCAGGCGATATGCCAGTCCTGGGTGATGGGAAACTACTTTCAGACCATCGGTATTCCGCTCATCCAGGGCAGGTGGTTTACGTCCGAAGACGGCATCGAGTCTCCGCCGGTCACGATGGTGAGCCTGGCCGCGGCGCGGAAATTCTGGCCGGGACAGAGCGCCCTCGGGAAACGTATCCGCTGGGGAGTGAGAGCCCCGTGGCAGACCATTGTGGGTGTCGTCGGCGACGTCAGCCAGGGGCCGTTGAACACTGCCGTGGCGCCGCACGTCTATCGACCTTATAGCCAGTTGGCCGGCCCCTTCCTCGAAGAGGACCCGTTTGGCGACTGGCACGCGATGAACCTTGCGGTGCGCACGAACGTGGATCCGGCTTCGCTAACTTCCGCCGTGCTCGCCGACGTTCATTCGCTCGACCCTGATTTGGCTGTCGCCGGCATTCGAACGATGACTGAGGTCATCAGCTCTTCCTTCGCTGGGCCTGAATTCAATATGGTCATGCTGGGGGCGCTTGCGGGCTTGGCGCTTTTCCTTTCCGCCATTGGGGTTTATGGTGTCCTGGCGTACCTGGTGGCGCAGCAGACGCATGAGATCGGCATCCGGATGGCCCTGGGCGCGAAACCGCGCGACGTGCTCCGGCTCATCCTGGGCAGGGGAGCGCGGCTGGCCGGAGTAGGCGCCGGATTGGGGCTCGTGGCGGCCCTTGCCCTGACGCGGCTCATGAAAGGGCTGCTCTATGGCGTCAGCGCAATCGACCCGCTCACCTTTGCAAGCGTTGTTGCGCTTTTGACGGTGGTCGCGCTACTCGCCAGCTATCTCCCCGCCCGCCGCGCCACCCGCGTCGATCCCATGGTCGCCCTGCGCTACGAATAG
- a CDS encoding carboxypeptidase-like regulatory domain-containing protein translates to MRNWIVTIAFTLPTLLLFPVGTPALKMGSIHGVVVDEIGIPVSKAAVSARIINGHILSTLIRYVETDTDGQFSLDRLEWGAYRVYANKEDSGYPDTSFSFYNKGFPTTATLTPQAPIAEVRIQFGPKAGILTGMVTDALSGAPINAGFKLIRTGSPDDWISTALLARYRVLVPPSTDITLEVSAHGYKTWYSGGSSDPLRSVPLCLESGVEMRLDIQLQPEDSSGINAVPGLTARPPVSAKGVRPTMPPAQNEGSIRGTVVDENGILLSGAKVFFEPTDHHQRHSSVSTVETDATGRFVIDYLEWGQYQLYARKEDAGYPNTVFPIYSNGIQTRAEITSQAPKAEVEMRIGPKAGVLAGVVTDANTGKPVVADFLIKRVASPDESVSLRSSARYRYLVPPSTDVTLEVSAPGYKTYYYGGSSDPSRRLPLRLEPGAQKILDIKLEPQTDGPAK, encoded by the coding sequence ATGAGAAATTGGATTGTGACCATAGCATTCACACTACCCACCTTGCTCTTATTCCCTGTGGGCACTCCTGCTCTGAAGATGGGTTCGATTCATGGTGTGGTCGTTGACGAAATAGGGATCCCAGTGAGCAAAGCAGCGGTTAGCGCCCGGATTATCAATGGTCACATACTTAGCACTCTTATTCGCTATGTTGAAACCGATACTGATGGCCAGTTCTCGCTTGACCGTCTGGAATGGGGCGCATATAGGGTCTACGCAAATAAAGAAGACTCTGGCTATCCTGACACCAGTTTCTCGTTCTACAACAAGGGTTTTCCTACAACGGCGACTCTAACACCGCAGGCACCGATCGCCGAGGTCCGAATACAGTTTGGTCCGAAGGCTGGGATCTTAACGGGTATGGTAACGGATGCTCTCTCCGGTGCTCCCATTAACGCTGGTTTTAAACTCATTCGAACGGGTTCTCCCGATGATTGGATTTCGACCGCGTTACTGGCAAGATATCGTGTTCTGGTGCCCCCGTCCACGGACATCACGCTGGAGGTGTCTGCGCATGGTTACAAGACCTGGTACTCCGGCGGCTCTTCCGACCCCTTACGAAGTGTCCCTCTTTGTTTGGAGTCAGGCGTTGAAATGAGACTGGATATTCAGTTGCAACCGGAGGATTCCAGTGGAATAAATGCGGTACCAGGACTGACAGCACGACCTCCGGTGTCGGCCAAGGGTGTGCGACCTACCATGCCTCCAGCCCAGAACGAAGGCTCCATCCGCGGGACGGTCGTCGACGAAAATGGCATCCTCTTGAGCGGGGCGAAGGTGTTCTTCGAACCTACGGATCACCACCAGAGGCACTCGTCAGTTTCCACTGTTGAAACGGATGCTACCGGGCGGTTTGTGATCGATTATTTGGAATGGGGTCAATATCAACTCTACGCGAGGAAGGAAGACGCGGGTTATCCGAACACGGTGTTTCCAATTTACAGCAATGGAATTCAAACGAGAGCCGAGATAACATCGCAGGCGCCAAAGGCGGAGGTAGAGATGCGCATTGGTCCCAAGGCCGGCGTGTTGGCAGGTGTCGTGACGGACGCTAACACCGGTAAACCTGTAGTCGCCGATTTCTTAATCAAGAGAGTCGCCTCTCCGGACGAGTCGGTTTCACTCCGCTCCTCCGCCCGTTATCGATACCTGGTCCCTCCTTCCACCGACGTAACTCTCGAGGTGTCTGCCCCCGGCTATAAAACATATTACTACGGCGGTTCTTCGGACCCTTCGCGACGCCTCCCCCTGCGGTTGGAACCAGGGGCCCAAAAGATATTGGATATTAAGTTGGAGCCTCAGACCGACGGTCCCGCAAAGTAA
- a CDS encoding UDP-N-acetylmuramate dehydrogenase encodes MVLQENVPLAPMTTLEIGGPARYLVEAQDESTLIEAHQFARQRQLPFFVLGGGSNIVVADEGFQGMVVRNSIPGREAVAGDRKDSTERIYRVGAGIDWDQFVDFCVGQNLAGVECLSGIPGSVGGTPIQNVGAYGQEVSSVIRSVRVFDRREEKVRELEKGECGFSYRKSIFNTTERDRYIVLSVTYALHVGGPPTLRYADLERYFRSAALKPSLQAVREAVRSIRRRKAMLWVREDPDCHSVGSFFKNPIVKPSFFEELQKLHPGVDIPHYPAPSATFPGESVPGGIKIAAAWLIEQAGFSKGYPPESRRKSRVGISSKHTLALINRGGGTAHEVLELMREVQAGVDEKFGLRLETEPDFVGFPNPL; translated from the coding sequence ATGGTGCTCCAGGAAAATGTCCCCTTGGCGCCGATGACGACGTTGGAGATTGGCGGCCCGGCACGATACCTTGTCGAAGCGCAGGACGAATCCACCCTGATCGAGGCGCATCAATTTGCCCGGCAGAGGCAGCTTCCTTTTTTTGTTCTGGGCGGTGGAAGCAACATCGTTGTGGCGGATGAGGGGTTCCAGGGCATGGTCGTTCGCAATTCGATTCCCGGCCGTGAAGCGGTAGCTGGAGACCGTAAGGATTCGACCGAGAGGATTTACCGTGTTGGCGCCGGGATTGACTGGGATCAGTTTGTAGACTTTTGCGTGGGACAGAATCTTGCCGGGGTGGAATGTTTGAGCGGGATCCCGGGTTCAGTCGGGGGGACCCCCATCCAGAATGTGGGCGCTTATGGACAGGAGGTCTCCAGCGTCATCCGTTCCGTCCGCGTTTTTGACCGTCGCGAGGAAAAGGTTCGAGAACTCGAGAAGGGTGAATGTGGATTTTCCTATCGCAAGAGTATTTTTAACACCACCGAGCGAGACCGCTACATCGTCCTGTCGGTCACGTATGCGCTCCACGTCGGCGGTCCACCCACCCTCCGGTATGCGGATCTGGAACGCTACTTCCGGAGCGCGGCCCTGAAACCTTCCCTCCAGGCCGTTCGTGAAGCCGTGCGAAGCATCCGCCGGCGCAAGGCGATGCTGTGGGTAAGGGAGGATCCCGATTGCCACAGTGTCGGCTCTTTTTTCAAGAATCCCATCGTGAAGCCCTCTTTCTTCGAGGAACTTCAGAAACTTCATCCCGGTGTGGACATCCCGCACTATCCGGCCCCCAGTGCTACTTTTCCTGGAGAAAGCGTGCCGGGTGGAATAAAGATAGCGGCGGCATGGCTCATCGAACAGGCAGGCTTTTCCAAAGGATATCCCCCGGAGTCGCGCAGAAAAAGTCGCGTTGGCATCTCCAGCAAACATACCCTGGCGCTGATCAACCGCGGTGGGGGCACAGCCCATGAGGTCCTCGAGCTGATGCGCGAGGTCCAGGCGGGGGTGGATGAGAAGTTCGGCCTCCGGCTTGAAACCGAGCCCGATTTCGTCGGCTTTCCAAATCCATTGTAG
- a CDS encoding pyridoxal phosphate-dependent aminotransferase, translating to MNPFHFSSRTAWDLSPNELSLRVAEHRRKGRPLLDLTESNPTRCKLSYPGGKILGPLLQPENLSYEPAPQGLLQAREAVARYYESTAAQRIDPKQILLTASTSEAYSFLFRLLAQPGDQILVPRPSYPLLDFLARLNDVNLQAYHLEYHRGWHVDLSSVEHGLTSRTRALLVVNPNNPTGSGIRPQEQEALTAFCRDHQLALISDEVFLDFGFEDGPSGDNPRTELAGSLSRPSPETTRLHSLVGGTEALTFCLNGISKMLGLPQMKLAWIASSGPPAWLTPALERLEVIGDTYLSVATPIQQALPTLLQDVRPMMRREILTRVRSNLHALDERVAQTGGLCERLIAEGGWSAVLAIPRTPTEDAWAFEWLERDEVLVHPGYFFDFEGEGHIVLSLIPPEPVFREGIERIFSRIEKVLKGHS from the coding sequence ATGAATCCCTTTCATTTTTCCTCTCGCACGGCCTGGGATCTGTCTCCCAACGAACTCTCCCTGCGGGTGGCCGAGCATCGCCGCAAAGGCCGGCCCTTGCTCGATCTCACGGAGTCCAATCCCACCCGGTGCAAGCTGTCCTATCCGGGCGGAAAAATCCTGGGGCCCCTTCTTCAACCTGAAAACCTCTCCTACGAACCGGCCCCGCAAGGCCTGCTCCAGGCTCGGGAGGCCGTGGCCCGGTATTACGAATCAACGGCCGCTCAGCGCATCGATCCGAAACAGATTCTTCTCACCGCCAGCACCAGCGAGGCGTATTCATTTCTGTTCCGCCTTCTCGCTCAGCCCGGAGATCAGATTCTTGTCCCTCGTCCCAGCTATCCCCTTCTGGATTTCCTCGCTCGCCTCAACGATGTGAACCTTCAGGCGTATCACCTCGAGTATCACCGGGGCTGGCATGTCGATCTGAGCTCGGTGGAGCATGGGCTCACCTCCCGAACGCGCGCCCTGCTGGTGGTGAATCCCAACAATCCCACCGGATCGGGCATCCGCCCACAAGAGCAGGAAGCTTTAACCGCATTCTGCCGCGATCACCAGCTCGCCCTGATTTCCGATGAGGTGTTCTTGGATTTCGGATTTGAAGACGGCCCCTCCGGGGACAACCCGCGCACTGAACTCGCAGGCAGCTTGTCCCGACCCTCGCCGGAGACTACACGGCTGCACTCGCTGGTCGGAGGCACCGAGGCGCTTACTTTTTGTCTCAACGGAATTTCGAAGATGCTGGGATTGCCCCAGATGAAACTGGCGTGGATCGCTTCAAGTGGACCGCCGGCCTGGCTGACGCCGGCGCTGGAACGGCTGGAGGTCATTGGCGATACCTACCTCTCGGTCGCAACTCCGATCCAGCAGGCCCTCCCCACGCTGCTTCAAGATGTCCGCCCGATGATGCGCCGGGAGATTCTGACGCGTGTCCGTTCCAACCTTCACGCCCTCGATGAGCGCGTAGCTCAAACCGGGGGCCTCTGCGAGCGGTTGATCGCCGAGGGGGGTTGGAGCGCCGTGCTCGCCATTCCGCGCACTCCGACGGAGGACGCCTGGGCTTTCGAATGGCTGGAGCGCGACGAAGTCCTTGTCCATCCCGGCTATTTTTTCGACTTCGAAGGCGAGGGCCACATCGTTTTGAGCTTGATCCCTCCCGAACCCGTGTTTCGTGAAGGCATCGAGAGGATCTTCTCAAGAATTGAAAAGGTGCTGAAGGGACACTCCTGA
- a CDS encoding HEAT repeat domain-containing protein, with product MDGIRTAKTGRFLFIIVALQLCQLHAQGATPHPQATPSLRGFFQALVEQYSPSKLPKDEDLMKVTEQIGGARPEEISQALPSVFAALAHQDDEVKLLAAVAVADIGLRPDSAGLLNNYINGIGNLLNSPNDRLQGAAVLILGTLKPAPPPKVWPLLVTYLNRTDRNKRMQAAAVFYLARHPEKPEVLEAIRQFLSQALDAETRIGTLNAIGNSPRLQDAQIIHLVIGYLNDPESRVRLTALQTLTRLGQHALSEAEPALQSLVERTDEPGEVKASAKKTLRELAQRRVTDQLDRESAQDISKALPSIVVALASPDDQVKNDAADALNHIAARPDSAALLKNYINDIGNLLTLPDKRLQHMGAFMLGNLKPAPPAEIVPPLLAFLNRTDRDLEEQAGVVFYLARSASGDPKVADGIIRFLSRLLDVRTRLDALDGLAAAPIKNPSLIDSVIASLRDSNQAVRLAAVQTLTRMGKQALLQAEPTLKRVAENTDEPAEVKDAAKKALEEIGPRKK from the coding sequence ATGGATGGTATTCGAACTGCAAAGACAGGACGTTTTCTCTTCATCATCGTGGCATTACAACTCTGTCAACTGCATGCTCAAGGAGCAACTCCTCATCCTCAAGCAACACCATCCCTGCGGGGGTTCTTTCAAGCGCTAGTGGAGCAATACAGCCCTTCCAAGTTACCTAAAGACGAGGACCTAATGAAGGTCACGGAGCAGATCGGGGGCGCACGTCCCGAAGAGATTTCCCAAGCGTTGCCATCGGTTTTTGCGGCACTTGCGCATCAGGATGACGAAGTGAAGCTTCTTGCCGCTGTAGCTGTCGCTGACATTGGCTTGCGCCCGGACAGTGCTGGGCTGTTAAACAATTACATAAACGGCATAGGCAATCTCCTCAACTCGCCCAACGATCGCCTACAGGGTGCCGCCGTACTCATTTTGGGTACGCTGAAGCCGGCCCCTCCACCGAAAGTATGGCCGCTTCTGGTGACGTATTTGAACCGAACCGATCGCAACAAACGTATGCAAGCTGCTGCTGTCTTTTACCTCGCTCGTCATCCTGAAAAACCAGAAGTCTTAGAGGCAATCAGGCAATTCTTGTCACAGGCATTAGATGCTGAAACTAGAATAGGTACTCTAAATGCGATAGGCAATTCGCCGCGACTTCAGGATGCTCAAATCATTCACCTGGTGATTGGGTACTTGAATGATCCCGAAAGTCGGGTCAGACTCACGGCCTTACAAACGCTCACGCGCCTGGGGCAGCATGCGTTGTCGGAAGCCGAGCCCGCTTTGCAGAGTTTAGTTGAACGAACCGACGAGCCTGGTGAGGTTAAGGCCTCTGCAAAGAAGACTCTCCGGGAGCTGGCGCAACGCAGAGTGACCGACCAGCTTGACCGCGAGAGTGCGCAAGATATTTCCAAGGCGTTGCCCTCCATTGTTGTGGCCCTGGCAAGTCCCGACGATCAGGTAAAAAACGACGCGGCTGATGCATTGAACCACATTGCAGCGCGTCCGGATAGCGCTGCGCTATTGAAGAATTACATCAACGACATCGGCAATCTCTTGACATTACCTGACAAGCGTCTGCAGCATATGGGCGCGTTCATGCTTGGGAATCTGAAGCCCGCCCCACCGGCGGAAATCGTGCCTCCATTGTTGGCATTCCTTAACCGCACCGATCGTGATTTAGAGGAACAGGCCGGTGTCGTCTTTTACTTAGCGCGTTCGGCCTCGGGGGATCCAAAGGTCGCAGATGGGATTATCCGCTTTTTGTCGCGGCTGTTGGATGTTAGGACCCGCTTAGATGCTCTTGATGGGTTGGCGGCCGCGCCCATCAAGAACCCTTCCCTCATTGACAGCGTGATTGCATCTTTGCGTGATTCCAATCAGGCGGTCAGACTGGCGGCCGTTCAAACGCTCACACGAATGGGAAAGCAAGCTTTGTTGCAGGCTGAACCAACTCTGAAAAGAGTGGCAGAGAATACCGATGAGCCTGCCGAAGTGAAGGACGCTGCAAAGAAGGCTCTAGAAGAAATCGGCCCACGTAAGAAATGA
- a CDS encoding insulinase family protein produces the protein MGRGTLNTAWRLIPTLLILLSSGYSSAQPSYLHIPMNQRGELLNGLKLVVVERQNQPTATVLLVTFAGSNADESGKAGTASLTAKMLLAATPQRKRAQITDDLAGDGLTASSYADYDASWFRVSGPAKDVRTMLEELSDLLLTSTFDEKELAQLKEETKNGLLEQHRDAPALAELYFREKLYGMHPYGFPTEGIPRMVNDVAAADCLKFYQKYYHPNNAMLLVVGGVRSDDIESKARVLLGGWKNIPSPTIFPKSAKQPVGVQIRLVDRPGSDPAQILMGRIGVQRTSRDYYNLEMLNFILGGEGFASRFAERLQKKDHVASSVSSAFEYHLSGGEWKVRLSTASANAPAALAAVIDEIKRIRDSRVTEQDLAAAVSAQTSQITARLQSNDQIAEALAAIEVYNLAFDTYTAYTAHLARVSAEQVQQAAREYLDPDSLVVVVVGNAAEMKEGLEKLGSVEVFPGT, from the coding sequence ATGGGCCGAGGCACTCTGAATACAGCGTGGAGACTGATTCCGACGCTGCTGATTCTCCTTTCATCCGGTTATTCCTCCGCCCAGCCGAGTTATCTCCACATCCCGATGAACCAGCGGGGCGAACTGCTCAACGGACTGAAACTGGTCGTCGTCGAGCGCCAAAATCAACCCACGGCGACTGTGCTGCTGGTAACCTTTGCCGGATCGAATGCCGACGAATCGGGGAAGGCCGGCACCGCCTCGCTCACGGCCAAGATGTTGCTGGCTGCCACGCCGCAGCGAAAGAGAGCTCAGATTACTGACGATCTGGCGGGAGATGGCCTGACGGCTTCGTCGTATGCCGACTACGATGCCAGCTGGTTTCGTGTCAGTGGACCGGCCAAGGATGTCCGGACCATGCTGGAGGAGTTGAGCGATCTTCTTCTCACGTCCACCTTTGATGAGAAGGAACTGGCGCAACTCAAGGAGGAGACCAAAAACGGGCTCCTCGAACAACACCGGGATGCTCCGGCGCTGGCGGAACTCTATTTCCGCGAGAAACTTTACGGGATGCATCCTTACGGGTTTCCCACGGAGGGCATCCCCCGCATGGTCAATGATGTCGCCGCCGCCGATTGCCTCAAGTTCTATCAAAAGTACTACCACCCGAACAACGCGATGCTGCTGGTGGTGGGAGGGGTGCGGTCAGACGACATCGAAAGTAAAGCACGCGTGCTGCTGGGAGGATGGAAGAACATTCCCTCCCCAACCATCTTCCCGAAATCCGCCAAGCAGCCCGTCGGCGTTCAGATCCGACTCGTGGACCGTCCCGGCAGCGACCCTGCTCAAATTCTAATGGGACGCATCGGCGTGCAACGAACCTCCCGCGATTATTACAACCTGGAGATGCTGAATTTCATCCTGGGCGGCGAAGGATTCGCGTCGCGCTTCGCGGAACGGCTCCAGAAGAAGGACCACGTGGCTTCAAGTGTTTCCAGCGCCTTTGAATATCATCTCAGTGGAGGCGAGTGGAAGGTCCGCCTTTCGACCGCGTCCGCCAACGCCCCCGCCGCACTCGCCGCTGTCATCGATGAGATCAAGCGAATCCGCGATTCCCGGGTGACGGAACAGGATCTGGCGGCAGCCGTATCGGCTCAAACCTCCCAGATCACAGCGAGACTCCAAAGCAATGACCAGATTGCCGAGGCCCTCGCCGCCATTGAAGTCTATAACCTCGCCTTTGATACTTATACTGCCTACACGGCCCACCTCGCGCGCGTCTCCGCAGAGCAGGTCCAACAGGCCGCCCGTGAGTATCTCGACCCCGATTCTCTTGTGGTGGTGGTGGTCGGCAACGCCGCGGAAATGAAGGAAGGCCTTGAGAAACTGGGCTCGGTCGAAGTTTTTCCGGGCACTTGA
- a CDS encoding helix-turn-helix domain-containing protein: MHLQTESITLNEEQLLEFYLSLSLQKRSEAFASTARAAEIAGLSQRTIQFWIEVGAIRALCVGRRYQVSLDSLKAYLRAKADRQAI, encoded by the coding sequence GTGCACTTACAAACTGAATCAATCACCCTTAATGAAGAGCAACTGCTGGAGTTCTATCTGAGCCTATCCCTTCAGAAGCGTTCGGAAGCATTTGCCTCGACCGCTCGAGCCGCAGAAATCGCAGGCCTCTCGCAGCGCACAATTCAATTCTGGATCGAGGTCGGCGCCATCCGCGCCCTTTGTGTGGGAAGGAGATATCAGGTCAGTTTGGATTCGCTGAAGGCCTATCTGAGGGCCAAGGCCGACCGGCAAGCCATCTGA